From one Triticum aestivum cultivar Chinese Spring chromosome 4B, IWGSC CS RefSeq v2.1, whole genome shotgun sequence genomic stretch:
- the LOC123093200 gene encoding ABC transporter G family member 22, which produces MDSIMERPMVDGNGGTIGRSKSDQLPPAPASASTAQSLSRTASAETVLSTADVTSLSRKSSFGKRSASGGSGAGGNSHGRSHIRKSRSAQLKLDMEDLVSSGAALSRASSASLGFSFTFTGFTPPPRDMMSSAELAPFSDDDVDLEAADTTRRKSLMAEPTLPIYLKFSEVKYRVAVKGTPREILSGISGSASPGEVLAMMGPSGSGKTTLLSMLGGRATAADGCISYNDEPFGKSLKRRIGFVTQDDVLFTHLTVKETLTYAALLRLPRTMTREQKKERAMDIIYELGLERCQDTMIGGSFVRGVSGGERKRVCIGNEIIINPSLLFLDEPTSGLDSTTALRIVQLLHDIAETGKTVITTIHQPSSRLFHKFDKLILLGRGSLLYFGKTAEAMPYFSSIGCNPLIAMNPAEFLLDLANGNTNDVSVPSELDDKVHMENQNLQDTNSKINLRPSAQDVHEYLVDAYEHRVAYKEKKKLLAPLPISDDMKATITSSKREWGTNWCQQYSILFCRGLKERRHDYLSWMRITQVIATSIILGLLWWHSDPTTPKGLQDQAGLLFFIAVFWGFFPVFTAIFTFPQERAMLNKERAADMYKLSAYFLARTTSDLPLDLFLPVIFMVIVYFMAGLKASAMRFFLSMLTVFLSIIAAQGLGLAIGATLLDIKKATTLASVTVMTFMLAGGFFVKRVPPFISWLRYLSFNYHTYRLLLKVQYDPVPDILMTSVPLDNGVTEVGALVAMIIGYRVLAYLSLRRVKASNG; this is translated from the exons ATGGACTCGATCATGGAGCGCCCGATGGTGGACGGCAACGGCGGGACGATCGGGCGGAGCAAGTCGGACCAgctgccgccggcgccggcgtcggCGTCCACGGCGCAGTCGCTCAGCCGGACGGCGTCGGCGGAGACGGTGCTCAGCACGGCCGACGTGACCAGCCTGTCGCGCAAGTCCAGCTTCGGGAAGCGCTCCGCGTCGGGCGGCAGCGGCGCCGGCGGGAACAGCCACGGGCGCAGCCACATCCGCAAGTCCCGGAGCGCGCAGCTGAAGCTGGACATGGAGGACCTCGTCAGCAGCGGCGCCGCGCTCAGCCGCGCGTCCAGCGCCAGCCTCGGCTTCTCCTTCACCTTCACCGGCTTCACCCCGCCGCCCCGGGACATGATGTCCTCCGCCGAGCTCGCGCCCTTCAGCGACGACGACGTCGACCTCGAGGCCGCCGATACCACGCGCCGCAAGAGCCTCATGGCAGAGCCCACCCTGCCCATATACCTCAAG TTTTCGGAGGTGAAGTACAGGGTGGCGGTGAAGGGGACGCCGAGGGAGATACTGAGCGGGATATCTGGGTCGGCGAGCCCCGGCGAGGTGCTGGCGATGATGGGCCCCTCCGGCAGCGGCAAGACAACGCTTCTCAGCATGCTCGGCGGCAgggccaccgccgccgacggctgCATCTCCTACAACGACGAGCCCTTCGGCAAGTCCCTCAAGCGCAG GATTGGATTTGTGACTCAAGATGATGTTCTCTTTACTCATCTTACTGTGAAGGAGACACTAACATACGCAGCATTACTTCGTCTCCCAAGAACAATGACCAGGGAGCAAAAGAAAGAACGGGCAATGGACATCATATATGAACTGGGCCTCGAGAG GTGCCAGGACACTATGATTGGAGGATCTTTTGTGCGTGGGGTTTCAGGGGGTGAAAGGAAAAGAGTTTGCATCGGAAATGAGATTATAATCAATCCATCTTTGCTTTTCCTTGATGAGCCGACATCTGGGTTGGATTCAACTACAGCGCTTAGGATAGTTCAACTTCTACATGACATTGCTGAG ACTGGGAAGACAGTGATCACCACGATCCATCAACCATCCAGCAGGCTGTTTCATAAGTTTGACAAGCTTATCCTCCTGGGCAGAGGAAGTTTGCTCTACTTTGGGAAGACAGCTGAAGCCATGCCCTACTTTTCATCCATTGGATGCAACCCGCTCATCGCAATGAACCCAGCAGAATTTCTACTGGATCTTGCTAATGGCAACACTAATGATGTTTCTGTTCCTTCCGAATTAGATGACAAGGTGCACATGGAAAATCAGAATCTGCAGGATACTAATTCCAAGATTAACTTAAGGCCATCAGCACAAGATGTTCATGAG TACCTTGTTGATGCTTATGAGCATCGAGTGGCATAtaaggagaagaagaagcttcTAGCACCACTTCCGATCAGTGATGATATGAAGGCAACAATAACATCTTCGAAACGAGAGTGGGGCACAAACTGGTGCCAACAATATTCCATCCTCTTCTGTAGAGGTCTCAAGGAAAGACGGCATGATTATTTGAGCTGGATGAGAATCACCCAGGTCATAGCTACATCAATTATCTTAGGTTTGCTCTGGTGGCACTCTGATCCCACCACACCAAAAGGTCTACAAGATCAG GCAGGCTTACTGTTTTTCATAGCCGTGTTTTGGGGTTTCTTTCCTGTGTTTACTGCCATCTTCACATTCCCTCAAGAGAGGGCAATGTTGAACAAGGAGCGTGCAGCTGACATGTACAAGCTCAGTGCATACTTCTTGGCCAGAACGACAAGTGATCTGCCACTAGACCTTTTCCTCCCAGTCATATTTATGGTGATTGTCTACTTCATGGCAGGCCTCAAAGCAAGTGCCATGCGTTTCTTTCTTAGCATGTTGACCGTCTTTCTCAGCATCATTGCTGCTCAG GGACTAGGACTGGCAATTGGAGCTACCCTCTTGGATATCAAGAAGGCAACTACTCTAGCTTCAGTCACAGTCATGACATTCATGCTGGCAGGAGGGTTCTTTGTAAAG AGGGTTCCGCCATTCATATCCTGGCTCCGGTACCTGTCCTTCAACTACCACACGTACAGGCTGCTGCTGAAGGTGCAGTACGACCCCGTGCCAGACATCCTGATGACCTCCGTACCTCTGGATAACGGCGTGACAGAAGTCGGAGCCCTGGTTGCGATGATCATCGGGTACCGGGTGCTGGCCTACCTGTCCCTCAGGCGAGTGAAGGCTTCGAACGGCTAG
- the LOC123093199 gene encoding cell number regulator 13, with protein sequence MGSVGDLANYAQLTGLDAVRLIGLIVKAAATARMHKSNCRRFAQHLKLIGGLLEQLRVSELKKYPETREPLEQLEDALRRGYLLVNSCQDRSYLYLLAMGWNIVYRFRTAQTEIDNYLRLVPLITLVDNARVRERIEYIERDQCEYSLDEEDKEVHEALLNPDPSTNPSIVLKKTLSCSYPNLPFNEALRKESEKLQVELQRSQSNMDMAQCEVIHHLLGVTRTVESSIPDESTDAKVAKKTKSKCTKVNEDSAKSYDDDSPKKQKDAYVAPRSSSPVPYNHDLVSSTASYSDEWHADLLGCCSEPALCLKTFFFPCGTFSRIASIAKNKPMSSGEACNDIMAYSLILSCCCYTCCVRRKLRQRLNIAGGCCDDFLSHVMCCCCALVQEWREVEIRGAYGGKTKITPPAHQYMEH encoded by the exons ATGGGGAGCGTGGGTGACCTGGCCAACTACGCGCAGCTCACGGGGCTGGACGCGGTGCGCCTCATCGGCCTCATCGTCAAGGCGGCGGCCACGGCGCGGATGCACAAGAGCAACTGCCGCCGCTTCGCGCAGCACCTCAAGCTCATCGGCGGCCTGCTGGAGCAGCTCCGGGTGTCGGAGCTCAAGAAGTACCCGGAGACGCGGGAGCCGCTGGAGCAGCTCGAGGACGCGCTCCGCCGGGGCTACCTGCTCGTCAACTCCTGCCAGGACCGCTCCTACCTCTACCTCCTCGCCATGGGCTGGAACATCGTCTACCGGTTCCGCACCGCGCAGACCGAGATCGACAACTACCTCCGCCTCGTGCCGCTCATCACGCTCGTCGACAACGCCCGCGTGCGG GAGCGAATTGAGTACATTGAAAGGGATCAATGTGAATACTCTCTTGACGAGGAAGACAAAGAGGTCCATGAAGCTCTGTTAAACCCTGACCCTAGCACAAATCCTTCGATAGTGCTCAAGAAGACTCTGTCCTGTTCTTATCCAAACTTGCCATTTAACGAAGCCCTTCGAAAGGAAAGTGAGAAGCTCCAGGTGGAGCTTCAAAGATCACAAAGCAACATGGATATGGCCCAGTGCGAGGTTATTCATCACCTGCTTGGAGTTACTAGAACCGTGGAAAGTTCTATTCCAGACGAAAGTACCGATGCCAAGGTTGCCAAGAAAACCAAGTCAAAGTGCACAAAAGTTAATGAAGACAGTGCAAAATCATATGATGATGACTCTCCAAAGAAGCAAAAAGATGCCTATGTTGCACCGCG GAGTTCTTCACCTGTTCCCTACAACCATGATCTGGTCTCGAGTACAGCATCATACAGTGATGAGTGGCATGCAGATTTACTTGGTTGCTGTTCAGAGCCAGCTCTGT GTCTGAAGACCTTCTTTTTTCCATGTGGAACGTTCTCAAGAATTGCTTCAATCGCCAAGAACAAGCCCATGT CTTCCGGAGAAGCCTGCAATGATATTATGGCGTACTCCCTCATATTGTCTTGTTGCTGTTACACTTGCTGTGTAAGGAGAAAGCTTCGTCAAAGGCTAAATATTGCG GGAGGGTGTTGTGACGATTTCCTTTCACATGTAATGTGCTGTTGCTGTGCTCTTGTTCAAGAATGGCGCGAAGTAGAGATTCGTGGTGCATACG GAGGGAAGACAAAGATAACCCCGCCGGCACACCAGTACATGGAGCACTGA